The genomic window AATATGAAGAGGAAGTTAGACATGACGTTAACTTTGGGAGGATCAGGCAATGGCTCTTCAGACACCTTGTCCAGTTTATCCAGCAGACTGTTGAAGCCATCACAAGGAGCGCTGTGGTCTACCATCCACAAGGAGATATCACTAGCCTTCAGGGTGGGCAGCACCTCGTCTAAAGAAGCCACCAAATCTGGATTTAAAAAAGGGGggatattcatttttttatttattatgcaaCATGGATTAATATGGAATAACACGGTGTGATAATAACTTATTTGATCGTTTTCAAAAAAAGATTTATTTCCATCTTGACTTTGACCCGAATGAATGATCCCACGGATGCTAAAGGAGGCTGCCATCTATCATGTCAACACAGGGGGCTCAAATCCACTCTGTTCTCTCTAACAAGACTGTTATTATAGattcatacacaaacataaactTAATTATAACATTATTCACCAATGCCTTTGAGTAGGCTATATCATAGGTTACTTTAAATTAGGTAGTGGGAAAAGCTTTAAGtcgtttttttatataattataatccCATTATAGCATAGACATAGAGCACATTGGCAACGTATCTGCTTGAATCGTGTTGCACTCAGTTTCTAGTTTATTTTGACATTGACGGATTACATCTTCATAATAACTTGTCAGCGAcccagaaaaataaaaaacagtctATCTATGGATTAGGCTACAACAACCAGAACTTCCATGGAGTCACACGACGCATGCAAAATTGCCAATTTGCAAAGTAAACAGGGTGCTTGAGTAAAGTGACAGTGACCTATTCTGCAAGACCTACCGGCGCCCACCACAAGTGACTTGGCTCCACAGCTTTGCAGACAACTCAGGAGGGAGGACGCCTTGATGTTGAAGTTGAGAAAGGCGACTTCACAGCCCAGTTTGCACAGGCCGAACCACACACAAATGAAGTCCGGGTGGTTACACATCAGAAGAGCAACCACGTCCCCCATCTTTAAAGATCCTGCAGATCTAAACACTTTAGCAAACTGGTTGCTTCTTTTGTCCACATCTTGGTACGTGAGGGATTGGCTTTCGTAGATGATGAAGGGTTTGTCAGGGGTTATTCTCGCTTGGTAAAGAAAAGTGTCGAGGTATGTCACGATTCCCTTCCGCATACGAGTCTGCATCTCCTTTTTGAAACTCCGAAGTTTCAAGTAGTTCCTTAAATCGACCCAAAAGAACGGATGTGTTGTCCATTGGTAGAGAAAAATAGCGAGTAGTCCTGCCGAGAATGTCGTCAACAACCACACAATCATTTTGAAGTCACTGGGGCGTTAAACGCAGGCGCTGTTAACTTTGTGAACTTTCTGCACTCTTTCTTCTAAACTTGAGATAGCGGCCTGTATGCATGAGTGAGCTCATGCCCTGGGACCCCCGCCGCCAGGATTAAGGAACAATAGGCCAATTTCAATATAGATAGGGGCGCCCCTCCCACAAAGTGCATTATCTCTGACAATCTCTCCATCCAGAACACAGTTTATTAGCCCTGATGTTATCATTTAAATTACACTAGGTCGATATGGgcaattaataatattttttttttttaagggagTGAGTATGTCAATTCGTGATACCCAGCACGACAACAAAATGGGGATTTATGTAATGTATTTGAACACAACTTGCCAGGAACTTCTTTAttgcactctttttttttttttttttttacattccaggaaaatacagaaaataaaaaaatagggaGCATTACAAGGCACATAATCACAGGAGAACAACAAAGAACAATTCAATATTTTATTGAACGACTAAATTCCTTAAGAACATCAGAACTATATTTTTTCAGCATAGCCTACAAATTAGGAAAAAAGCATATTCTTCTCTATtatagtattatattatatatgatagCACATTGAATCcaaaatacataatataaatGTGGAAGGGTGATCTGTTAATAATCTAGAATATTATCATAATTAGAGATTTGAATGTAAAATAATATTACCTAATCGTTCAAATAAGCCTAAACACATGTAGTTCCCCATTCAGGCAAACGATGTCGCTAGAGTACAGCTGTTTGAATTTACAATTTGCAACCAGAGTGTTCAGCACTTAAAATACAATGCATTAAAAAATATCTACATGATGTTCATCCTCGAAAGTAGTCCTTAATTATCCCTCAGAATAATTGAATGTCGGAATAAACGATGTTGTTGAATATGGTTTACAGTGTGTagaattaaaatacaaataaaataaaaactactAAATATTACAATCCATAGCAGCCTATGCTGATGTCAATGACATCAAGACCAGCcgccctcccccacccaccatGTCATCAGATAACCAGCCTTATATGACATATTTGACACTTGACATATTTTAGACTAGAGCTTGGTTTTGAAAAATGTGGCAGGAAGGGTGGTACGCAATGGCACGTAGGATTTAATTTAACATTAACAGTAATACAAAAAATGTAtagatatttgaaaaaatgtataaatattgtTCAATAAATATAGTATTATGGCATATAGTTATTATTTCCAAaatatccatccatccgttTGTGTTCAGGTGTGTCTGCTAAATAAACTGACTGGGTGCAGCTTGTCTTTCCCGTGACCATGACCTTTAAGTAAGTAGTATTATGTATAAAGGGGCGTTGGCCCTCTGCATCCGTATTTATTCATCGTTTGTTTTTACCATTTGCATATGAGTTGGTCCTGATGAAAATGAAAGACTACGTGAGTCAAAAGTTGGGAACTCCTTGACTAGACTATAGAGCACTCTGTCGTGAACCTAGTTTATGAAACGTATGGCCGAGGCCACATGGTCCGTCGTGTTCTTTACAATAGGGGCGTGGTCACACGTATTTTCCTCAATGGGCTCTGGTATTTTCAAAAGTCAAGGCGGGCTCAATCACCCAGAAGATCCTCCCCCTTTGGTTGTACAACAACGAGACACATGACACCACACGCGACTCTTTTCACCAGGTTGACATTACACAAGCCGCTTGTCCCTCAGCCTCTTTCACAATGTGGGCATCACCTTTCTAGTCCGGGCCGTGAGCCACCTCACATTTCATGTGCCCCTCTTCCCACTTCGCTTCACTTTTCCTAAAGCATCTCGAGAAGTCGTCCGGGAGGTCATCATGTATTCCATCCAGGAGTGGCTCTCAGCAGTTGCCGCGGGTCTTTTTGCCCTGCATGTGCTGcagaaactgttttttccctacttcTGGAAGGATGTTACCTTTTTGTGGAAGATCATCACGTACGGCATAAAACTGGAGCTCTGCAAACTGACCTCCAAGGTGGTGACTGTGGTGGACACGTTCGTGGAACAGGCACAGCGTATCCCGGACAAAGCTTTCCTTATTTACGAGGGAGTGGTACACACGTACCGAGACATTGATGAGCGCAGTAACAGAGTGGCCAACGTGTTCCTGAAGCAGGGAACCTTGAAGAAGGGGGACTGCGTGGTGCTCCTCATGAACAACGAGCCCGACTTTGTCTCGGTGTGGTTCGGCCTGACCAAGGTGGGATGCGCCGTCGCCTTTCTGAACACAAACATCAAGTCAAAGTCGTTGCTGCATTGTTTCAACTGCTGTGGGGCCAAGACCCTTGTTGTTGGCGCAGGTAACACTCTTtcttatatttatgtataccccATTGTCTTGTTTAGTTTGCTGGACTATTATGACCCAGCAGTAATGACAATCATTCCAAAGGAAACTGCCACTTGGGTTTCTTTTGTTCACAAGTGTATCAACACTGGAGCACTAGGGCGCTGTCAGAGATGGTTGGATAACAACTAGAGATCAAGCATGATAACATTGTCAACATTGAAGTTTACAGTAAAATGAAATTGCCtcagattattattatgactagTTGGGATTCCTGTTCTACTTAAATCGTTGCTCGGGCGACATAAAGCTCCTTACTGTAATATCAACCATTTACTTAAACTGTGCCTGAAATAGAAATCTAACATCAGCACATAACAATAGGTTTACTTAACAGCTTAAACCGTAGGCTACTTAAACTGGATGCCCATCATAATAGAGAAACGTCTTTATCACTCGGTAGGCCAACATAAACATCTTACTAATTGAAAAAAGTGACTGTTTAAACaactaatacattttattttataatccTTGAACAAATATCTATTAGAGCAATTTGTAGAAGGTAAGTTTACATTCCCCATTAATTTAAAAGGGATCTGTTCAGCACCTCTAACTTAATTGAACTTAAACGGCAGTCGACAATAAACTTTACTTGGTTGATCAAAAGCATCCAATATTAATGTGTGTTTGGCTTTTGGGCTTCAATAGATCTTCAATAGCAGAACGTCAACTGTAAGCAGTCAAAACTAGGCCACAAAATCTCATGTTCGGTCCAGTATGACGTATCCTATCCTAAGCCTTTTGCTAATTTCCCTTTTACTGTTAATGCATTATATGTTTAAACAACccgtcttatttattttttctctctcttaaactctgtagcactttgagatttctgaatgtaaagtgcgctacaaattaaatatattattattattatctgcaaATCAACAAAAGTGATACCACATTTTCCAAAGAGCTTCATCCCACACCATTTTAAGAGATGCTGAAGTAGGGCTCCCGTTGTGTACACTCATGTCTCATTGAAAAAAGGGTTAGAAGAATTGCAATTGTAGccttttattatattttgttttgtatttattcctGTTTTTTCTTGTTGCAAAAAGACTTGGAATTACGAAATTATAAAGTTCTAGTTAACATGTTAGGCTTAATCTGTAGTGGTTGTAGCCAGTTAAAGCTGTCGATCCATGTGATGTAATGACATTTTTGGGATTCATCCTTTCAACCCAGACCTGATAGAATGCCTGGAGGACATTCTACCCAGCCTGCGCGAGGATAACATTGATGTGTGGGTGATGAAGAGGGAGAATGGAGGCTGCACCCAAGTCCAAACCCTGCTAGACCAGATCGATTGTGCCTCGGACCGGCCCGTTCCAGCCAGCCTGCGTGCCGCCACCTCCCTCAAGACCCCCATCCTGTACATCTTCACCTCCGGGACCACCggtgagtgacacacacacacacacacacacacacacacacacacacacacacacacacacacacacacacaacctacaggtagactgaagAAATGGGGTGTGAACCTTTCAACCTTTCCGTCAAACACCCTAACAACGAGGCTATCCTTCTCCCCCATATTCTTTATTGAGTTATGTTGTTAGATGTTTTTAACACCTTACCATTCAacctttatttagtttgttttggtCATTTTGAAGCATGTAGTATCTGGTGATGATAACAGAAATCGTGAGGCTGTAGTTTGGTAAACAACAGAAGGATGCAGCAGTGGATCCTCATCAAGGAAAAGTATAAAGAGCAGCAGAAAGTAGAGATCGAAGCTTAAGATTAAGTCTTTTATCATACCTAACCAGAGCGGGAAGGTCCCCTGCATGAGCCTGTCTATCCCGATTACCACGACGCATTCAGTAGTAATGAGTGGCTTGTGATTCAGACTTAAAGGCTCTCAAAAACACCAACCAGTAGTACATATGTATAGTACCAATGTTGCTGATATTGCTACCGTTTGTTTCTTAATCCTTTAGGAAGCAGTGCACCACGCAACTGTCATGTATTTTGATGTGTGTCTAAATGCATGTTTAATAGCCAAGTAAGTGTGTTATCTTACTTGCCTAATAAACTGATTCAGATATCTTCAAATGGGTGTAAGAGGCTGGCCGACACAGGATGGTTAGAGAGGAGGTTGTGTTCCCTTGCAAAACGAGGAAACACAACCAAGACACCGCCAGTGGAACTCCAGTgaacaacagtgttttccccaCTGCTACTAAATAGGTCAAACACAGAGGAACAACTCCCCCCCTCAGAGTATAACAGAGTTATTGATCGGGATCCTTAGTTGTTGTGAACAACCTTTCCCAGGGAAAAAAGTTTTAACCAAGAGGCTCATTAATTTGGCCAAGCTTGAACTCGGCCAAAGTTCAAGCTTGGCCAAGCTTGAACTGTACattttgtaaaatgtaaattttATGAAACAGTTTGAATAAGTTACATGGCCATGGGCATGTCAAAGTCATTGCAcctgtttttatgtttattaacttGATTGAAATCTCCCACAATGCCTCAGGGCTTCCCAAGGCTGCGGTGATCACCCACTTGCAGACGTTGAAGGCTGCTGCAGGCTTCTGGGCGTTTGGTGGAAGGGAAGATGACGTGGTGTACGTACCTCTCCCTCTGTACCACAGCGCCGCCTCCATGATCGGGATAGGAGGAACCCTGCAGCTGGGTAGGCGAACCCAGTCGAGTGCACTGTCTCTGTTTAGGCCTTCTTAATCACACTCCGGATCTCACAGCCCAGAGGGAAGAAACCTGAAGAGGCAACACAGAAGAGCCATCCCGTCTCCCAGGAGTGTTTAGGACTGCAATAGGGGCCAAATGGGACACATCTAATGATGGTATTATAAAGTTCAACAAAGGTTCAGTAAGCTTACGTTCTTGGAGAGGAGTGGATTGGTATTAAGTTAAAGGTTTAGAAAGATAACGTGAGGTAGTCTGTTAATCTGGCACATTTAGTAGGTACTTTGTGATAATCAATGTGACAACATGTGACATTATCTACTTATTATGTAATAATGTTTTGAAACCGCATGTTACGTCGAATTGTGGTTAGCTTTAAGCTTttctaaaatgtaattacaTGTGACATGATGTTACAGGTAGTAACATGTGTAATTACAGTGACAAGGACACTTATGTAAAGTGTTTCAAAAGCGTTTTCCAGGTATTGCCATGGCCCATATGTTAAGATAGTGCAACCATGAATGGCTAGAAAAAGCCCTATGGAAGTATACAACCCGTGTTTGGTGCAGCTCATTTAATAATTATCGATAGTTTTTCGTCTAATTCAACATTGAAAATGTATCATTGCAATTACTACGATTTCAAAAATTTTAGACAGATTAGACTAAATTAGTCCTGGATCAATTGGATATTTGCTCCTGCTCATTGTAAATTTGGCAAATCCACAAGCCTTTTCAACTGTACTTAGTCACTGAGTCGATTCTATTGAGAATATGTACACCGTGTGATCCTTAATCGTAAAACCCTAAGGTCCATGGCTGAAATCCCTAGCActgaatcatgtgaatggtcaATTGGCTTTTTGAAGGGGAACCTAGCCAATAATTCCAGAGCGGCTGGCCAACAAAGCTGTCCCTCTGTGTACATATTCACTTCAATTATCATCTTCATTAGTGGTTCTAACAGGAAGTGTTCGTCTGCACGTACGCCAAACAACCCAACCAAAGCTGTCTTCATTCTTTGACTGGCATTCTTTTAGAAAATAACTTCATGTTCATCTATCTTTCTTTTCTGTCTGAAAATCAGCCAACTAAAAGTAAAGGTGATTTTCCCAGCAGTCCTTGATTGTCAACGATTAACCCACTGAACATGATGTCCTTTAAATATGGCGATCCCAAATACTCAGGTTAACCATTTCAAGCTACTGATTTAGACTTTGTATGTTGCATCATGCTATATTTGCACtggatatactgtatactgATTGTGTGTACGTTTATCTATAAAGTTTACCAATTGATGGTGTCATTGTGGCATCCCTGTTGACACTATCCAAGTTAAGTTAATAAATGGAGTTCATGTTCCTGTTCATATTCATCTTTCTTTAGGTGCCACATGCATCTTGAAGAAGAAGTTCTCAGCCAGCAAATTCTGGAGTGACTGTAGGAAATATGACGTGACCATCTTCCAGTATATTGGCGAGCTCTGCCGGTATCTCTGCAACCAGCCTAAGGTACTGCCCGCTTTAACAATATCTCTATAGTTAGATGGTTTTTTATAGTTTCTAATCTTCAGGTCACATCCCACTCTCACACCTGTAAATAAAGAACGAAAAAGGAAAATTTTACTACACAAGACAAATGAGAACATTTTATCAAAGCCACTTTATTGCAATCTCTGACCATCGTGGATCTTCCCTCACGATTAAAAATTCCAATAACATTGTACAAAACCGTTTTCCGTGGTGGCAAGACAACTAGAGTCCTTGTATTGGCCTTCGTATCTATCCTCccactgaagacacacacacacacgcacacacacgccacgcACACTCGCTGATCTCAAAGTCGCCTTTGTCCCCGTGTCCCCTTGGTTACCCTCTCACTGATTCAGAAGGCCTCAGAGGCTGGCCGGGCCACCGACCTCCCTGCTAATAGGGGAACCACCCGACGTATTGAAGATACTTGTGCGCACTTAAAGGGACAGTAACTCCCAAATACGAGTGCTCCCCTAATGTGCGCACTGAACTCTTGTCTAATGTGTCCAACGTTCAAAAACACTACGACGAGGCACCGGAGTGCCTACGCGATCTTGTACAAACGGtctttgtttgtgcgtgctcgtgtgagCATCACTGTGAGAGCTAAATGACCCAGTGCAGTGTGTACTTTATGTTCTCCATGACAGCAGATGGGTAACCAGAAGGACTCACTTCTTGTTTTCGGTGCAGTTTATTTGTGCAGCCCTTTATGGCTGTTATATATGGCATATTTGTTGACATATTTCTATTCCTTTTTAGAATATCTACCATCAAATCATAAACATgaacgtgggtgtgtgtgtggggggggggggtgtatgtttTGGTCCCTACTGAAAGGCATCTTTGTTGAGACTCACTGTAGCCTTGTGGCTGTGTTCACACCCTTGTGTACGAGTGGCatttcacagacacagacagacagacagacagacagacagacagacagacagacagacagacagacagacagacagacagacagacagacagagacacacacacaataaaaaaagatcTTATCTTAAGTGGTAATGACATTACCACGTTATATACCACGTGGAGCCTATATGCTCTGAGGTAGCCCCAATGAAAGACGCATTATCCATAGATTTATTATACTTatgggatctctctctctctctctctctcaggccgaGGGCGAGAGGGCCCACAAGGTGCGGATGGGCGTGGGCAACGGGCTGCGGCCCGACGTGTGGCGGGACTTCCACGCCCGCTTCGGGGAGGTTCGCATGTGCGAGCTGTACGGCTCCACCGAGGGGAACCTCtgcttcatgaaccacatcGGCAAGCTCGGAGTCGTGGGCCGCTCCAACTTCTTCTACAAGGTGGGGATACGGGACACCTGTCCAGGTGGTGTAGCGCAGTAACACCTGTTCAGGTTCACTTGGTACACCTGGACATCTTCACCTGTTCAGGTCCATGTGTTTGGTGGCAACTGGAACACTTGGAAAGCCTCACCTGTTCAGGTGGTATTGTTCAGGTGAATTTGTTTGGGTACACCTGGACATCTCTACCTGTTCGGGTGGTAAGTCTCAGTAACACCTGTTCAGTTGCATGTTTTCTGGTACAGCTGGTCAGCTGGTACACCTGTTCAGGTACATCTCCCGTTACCCTCAGATATACCTGTCCCAAGTACACATGGACACTTGGTATCGCTCAAGTGTACCTGTTCGGGTCGACCTGTTTGTGAACACCTGGTCTGGTTAACCTGGACAGGTACACCTGTTGACGTGTTGAGATAGAGCTCTTGTACTCCTGTACAGGTACATCTCAGGTACTGTTCAGGACCCTTTTGCTACACTTGAACATGCATGAAAGTGTCTGTTAGACCAAACACCAGTGTACTGCTGACATTTTTGATGATAGTTCGTAGAAGTTCACAAGGTCAGACATTTAAAGGTGGGAAAGAGGCAGGTTTTACtaatgaaataaatattagTTTTTTTAGAAACAGGTATACACACGGCCATACAGTGCATCAGCCCTCTGTTCAGAACATCCAACCGAATTAATTCTCTCTCAAAGAGAAAATTGCtttcacaaaaaaaatattaagactcatgattatttttttccatgcCAAATGAAGTATCCGATGGATGGAGTCTGAATTTAACTAACCATTTATGAACAACTAAAGATAGTGGATTAAGGGTTTCCTCAGCAGTAAACCCGACTTTTAAACTAGTTGAACAGGCTCAACCCCATGGTCAAAATCTGTTTAGAGTTTAGGTTGCCCATGTCGTCCATCagcatttttgcgtcctttgtttagCAGCCTTTGTAACTTGTACCTGTCTTCTTCACTCCCATTGCCTCACTCAGTTCCATATGCAGAGTCCTTATATTATATCTAATGTTGATTCTAATAGTCGCTGAAAGACCAAGGTCTCATGCATTACTTACCACGACCATGAAGGTGAGGTTTGGCTGCTGCCAGCTTGACTGTTTCAATGCTGACCTTTTAGTTTAAACTTTGAGAGGAAAGggttacaataagggtacatttatTAACCCTTAAGTAACAgtaaatgcagtaataagcattattgtatagcattagcataggagatttggttagggttaaccctaacactaataaaaaaaataataataataataatgtgtcaATTACTACCTTAGTTAACATAACCAACATTAGCCTAGTGAAATCTCATTcaaaacaactttattaatccctttGGGGGTGATTTGTTAcgacccttattgtaaagtggtaggcctaccaggcAAAGTGTTAAAACTCCATGACCTCTtttcactcccccctctctcgcctCCCTCCACTGACTGAGGTCTCAGTCCTTGTATCTTTATAAGGCAAATGTGTTCTATTGCCCCAGAATTCCCAGCAGACCTTGACCATGTCTTCATGTAACCTCAGTTCAAGCTGCACTTAGCCCTACATATCCCAGTCAGACAACATTGCCCAACAGGAGGTGAGCTCAATGTTCCCTCGGTGGGCGGTGTGTTGGGTTATCCCCAGTCCAGCATGCCTTCTTAGAACAGCTGCTGCACTAAACTCCCAGGTGCCCTTAATGCCCAATCCACAACAGCCAAGTCCACATGTGCAGTTAAGTCAACACATacagtctctctctgtacccATACACAAAGGGATCCAGTATATTTTACGGTACCAGCGCCATGACCATTCACTTGATACAAAATGGGTATTCAATTTAGATCTCTCTTGCTTGAGATTGTTCGCCTTCCCATGAGCATTTTTTCT from Gadus macrocephalus chromosome 4, ASM3116895v1 includes these protein-coding regions:
- the slc27a6 gene encoding long-chain fatty acid transport protein 6, whose protein sequence is MYSIQEWLSAVAAGLFALHVLQKLFFPYFWKDVTFLWKIITYGIKLELCKLTSKVVTVVDTFVEQAQRIPDKAFLIYEGVVHTYRDIDERSNRVANVFLKQGTLKKGDCVVLLMNNEPDFVSVWFGLTKVGCAVAFLNTNIKSKSLLHCFNCCGAKTLVVGADLIECLEDILPSLREDNIDVWVMKRENGGCTQVQTLLDQIDCASDRPVPASLRAATSLKTPILYIFTSGTTGLPKAAVITHLQTLKAAAGFWAFGGREDDVVYVPLPLYHSAASMIGIGGTLQLGATCILKKKFSASKFWSDCRKYDVTIFQYIGELCRYLCNQPKAEGERAHKVRMGVGNGLRPDVWRDFHARFGEVRMCELYGSTEGNLCFMNHIGKLGVVGRSNFFYKLLFKYDLVKYDMVREEPVKDARGFCQRVKKGETGLLLSKVSATSPFFGYAGSKQLTERRLLRNVFSSGDAYFNTGDLMAEDKEDFICFKDRVGDTFRWKGENVATTEVTETLGLVGFIQEANVYGVEVPGHEGRAGMAAVIVRLGHEFDGKALFEHVVTDLPAYARPVFIRIQEFIEITGTFKQQKFQLVQSGFDPSTISEPLYVLDYVQKSYVPLTDNVYQSILAGEQKL